One Helianthus annuus cultivar XRQ/B chromosome 7, HanXRQr2.0-SUNRISE, whole genome shotgun sequence genomic region harbors:
- the LOC110867882 gene encoding abscisic acid receptor PYL2, with the protein MDRNTNSNSNSIPQGLTQEEYTQLQPLINAYHMFDKMPNTCTSLITQRIEAPAHVVWALVRRFDNPQRYKHFIKSCSMIGDGGVGSIREVNVISGIPASTSTERLELVDEERHILSFRVVGGEHRLNNYLSVTSVNEFSKEEKVYTIVLESYVVDVPEGNTVDDTKMFTDTVVKLNLQKLGVVAMGCLHGGES; encoded by the coding sequence ATGGACAGAAACACCAACTCAAACTCAAACTCAATCCCACAAGGCCTAACCCAAGAAGAATACACTCAACTCCAACCCTTAATAAATGCATACCACATGTTCGACAAAATGCCCAACACATGCACCTCACTAATAACTCAACGCATCGAGGCGCCCGCCCACGTGGTCTGGGCTTTGGTACGGCGGTTCGACAACCCACAAAGGTACAAGCATTTCATCAAGAGTTGCAGCATGATCGGTGACGGAGGTGTTGGGAGTATCCGTGAAGTTAACGTTATCTCGGGCATCCCGGCGTCCACGAGCACCGAAAGATTGGAGCTGGTGGACGAGGAGAGGCATATTTTGAGTTTTAGAGTTGTGGGTGGTGAGCACAGGTTGAATAACTATCTTTCGGTTACTTCGGTTAATGAGTTTAGTAAGGAGGAAAAGGTTTACACAATTGTGTTGGAGTCTTATGTTGTTGATGTTCCTGAAGGGAATACGGTAGATGATACCAAGATGTTTACGGATACGGTTGTCAAGTTGAATTTGCAGAAGTTGGGTGTGGTGGCTATGGGCTGTCTGCATGGTGGTGAATCATAG
- the LOC110866554 gene encoding uncharacterized protein LOC110866554 encodes MDSSQFKPSDMDARHVKPPDILSSSLNPNMGFAGVNENTNTTPSSTPGTAPIRGIGLRVTNIEGNTLMPRRGLYSTNNQSVLDGLEAISIPVDNLFAAGGSSSMANMGKPDSVHDDCYWDTYKAEESVSYAEKVQSTRMKREVNFRLMKPTESRDDADVVIPREVVQKVQNKFDNVLYGYFLGNRLPFPVVEYYAKNVWAKFGFSKLMMNTSGFFFFKFDSKEGLTKVLEGGPWLIRKVPLFLNVWSPKVTLKKDSIKTVPVWVKLHNVPIAVYTDDGLSLLASKLGTPKRLDSYTADMCVDNWGRSSYARAMIEINADNELKDYITVAIPKMDEEGFVLERVKVEYEWKPLRCSSCCLFGHDDNTCHKKPKGKAKVVTVDEEGFVTDNRRMARYSFPQKKQKPRVVYKPKTNKNHASTSGTKGDTSDVPLSNAFEVLDNSKNDEKRDPTSAKSMVDETHGTRIQQPDEVIEVIPTEMADFMRDKICKKVFRNWSWTSNGGVCDRGTRVILGWNADDIDLMVVSQSDQDRRSLWTDLCNFRGITNDVPWVVMGDFNAALNMEDFLTGPSSHTIAMRDFYDCVKNTELIDVKSHGLHFTWSQRPKDGVGTLKKIDRIMGNVKLLDVFPDAYAMFQPFRVSDHAPGILRLASMDTGRPKPFKFPNFITSKPEFGQAVTAEWSKNVEGVAMYSVVQKMKSLKPHFRRILRNQGNLHKRVTELRNQLDQIQKQVDASPFDTALRSSEAICLQEYKIAAYDEECFLKQKAKVQWLCAGDSNTSYFHNYVKGRNARSKIHCIKDTKGNLFEGDDVPTALLAHYSVFMGTEDHVDKVDDTDMFVNVLQPNVAENMVRQITEDEVKRAMFSIGENKAPGPDGYTSAFFKKSWDVVGGEVTKAVLDFFSNGQILKQINHTILALVPKVETPNTVLDYRPISCCNVLYKCISKIITDRIKRGLGYLVNINQSAFVPGRKISDNILLTQELMHNYHVDRGPPRCALKIDIQKAYDTISWSFLEEILIRFGFHQKMISWIMACVTTVSYSVSINGELHGYFRGKRGLRQGDPMSPYLFTLVMEVLSLMLQKMALNNTFRFHLHCSKQKIINVSFADDLFVFVNGDMGSVQLIQSVLGKFTSVSGLVPSLPKSTIFFCNVPSDVKSNILSLLPFREGSLPVRYLGVPLISTKLSFRDCRILVERMERKVDNWLTKSLSFAGRLQLINSVLSAMYTYWASVFILPMRIVKDLEKRMRRFLWNASSSRSTRSKVPWKDVCKPKEEGGLGIRSISEVNKALITSHIWSIITNRESLWVQWIHAYRLKGRNFWEIPAWGNLTWSWRKILAIRSLVRPFVWKSIGNGNGTNVWSDNWCSCSPIRHFITPRMIAREGFTLTNTVADIIDSNGDWRWPQAWLDLFPVLINVARPVIDQDMEDRFGWKSFDGKIGHFTSWEAWNNLRVRENKVAWVNMVWYGQCIPRHSFHLWLVITNKLKTQDRLAVWEAGSETNLILMCCPLCKYGRDSRDHLFFQCCFSAKVWNIVNKRVDMGMVNDTWSSVMAWVDQHANSKKLEHIVCKLVVAASTYVIWQERNNRLFSNLQRSENTVAQLILDIVRLRIMGFKVSGDVNHRKLLERWKIKEDDPG; translated from the exons ATGGATTCTAGTCAGTTCAAGCCTTCGGATATGGATGCTAGACATGTTAAGCCGCCGGATATATTGAGTTCCTCGTTAAACCCTAATATGGGTTTTGCCGGGGTCAATGAAAACACTAATACAACTCCTAGTTCAACGCCAGGTACTGCTCCGATCCGTGGTATTGGGTTACGGGTAACAAACATTGAAGGTAATACATTGATGCCTAGGAGGGGGTTATATTCCACGAATAATCAATCAGTTCTTGACGGGCTGGAGGCCATATCTATACCTGTGGATAACCTATTTGCGGCTGGTGGTTCGTCGTCAATGGCTAACATGGGTAAACCTGATAGTGTGCATGATGACTGTTACTGGGATACTTATAAGGCGGAAGAATCAGTATCGTATGCTGAAAAAGTTCAGTCTACGCGGATGAAAAGAGAGGTTAACTTCAGACTTATGAAGCCCACGGAATCTAGAGATGATGCGGATGTTGTTATACCGAGGGAGGTGGTGCAGAAGGTTCAAAACAAATTTGATAATGTGCTCTATGGGTACTTTCTAGGGAATCGCTTGCCGTTTCCGGTGGTCGAGTATTATGCGAAGAATGTTTGGGCTAAGTTTGGGTTTTCGAAGCTCATGATGAACACGTCgggtttctttttctttaagtttgattCAAAGGAGGGATTGACAAAGGTTTTAGAAGGAGGACCATGGTTAATACGTAAAGTTCCATTATTTCTGAATGTATGGTCTCCGAAGGTTACTCTCAAGAAGGATAGCATCAAAACAGTTCCAGTATGGGTTAAGTTGCACAATGTGCCGATTGCGGTCTACACTGATGATGGATTGAGCTTGCTGGCATCAAAGTTAGGGACCCCTAAAAGGTTAGATTCTTATACAGCCGATATGTGCGTTGACAATTGGGGAAGGAGTAGTTATGCTCGGGCAATGATTGAGATAAATGCTGATAATGAGTTAAAAGATTATATTACTGTGGCTATCCCGAAAATGGATGAGGAGGGTTTTGTTTTGGAACGGGTTAAAGTTGAATATGAGTGGAAGCCGCTCCGCTGTAGTTCATGTTGTTTGTTTGGCCACGATGATAACACATGTCACAAGAAACCTAAAGGTAAGGCTAAGGTGGTAACGGTTGATGAGGAGGGTTTTGTCACTGATAACAGAAGGATGGCGAGGTACTCGTTTCCTCAAAAGAAGCAGAAACCAAGGGTTGTGTATAAGCCAAAGActaataaaaaccatgcaagtacGTCTGGGACGAAGGGGGATACATCGGATGTGCCGTTGTCGAACGCTTTTGAGGTGCTTGATAACAGCAAGAATGATGAGAAAAGGGACCCGACAAGTGCCAAATCAATGGTTGATGAAACTCATGGGACTCGTATACAACAACCTGATGAAGTTATCGAGGTGATCCCGACAGAGATGGCTGATTTTATGAGAG ATAAGATTTGCAAGAAGGTATTCAGGAATTGGAGCTGGACTTCAAATGGCGGAGTCTGTGATAGGGGTACGAGAGTTATATTGGGATGGAATGCTGATGATATTGATCTTATGGTTGTCTCTCAGTCTGATCAG GATAGGAGGAGCCTGTGGACTGATCTATGCAATTTTAGGGGCATTACTAATGATGTTCCTTGGGTAGTCATGGGGGATTTTAACGCTGCTTTGAACATGGAGGATTTTCTTACAGGTCCATCTTCTCACACGATTGCGATGAGAGATTTTTATGATTGTGTGAAAAATACTGAGCTTATAGATGTGAAGAGTCATGGGCTTCATTTTACATGGAGTCAAAGACCAAAGGATGGGGTGGGAACTCTTAAGAAAATTGACCGGATTATGGGTAATGTCAAACTTTTAGATGTTTTTCCGGATGCGTATGCTATGTTCCAGCCATTCCGTGTTTCGGATCATGCTCCTGGCATTTTGAGGTTAGCTTCGATGGATACGGGTAGGCCAAAACCTTTTAAGTTTCCAAATTTTATTACGTCGAAGCCTGAGTTTGGCCAAGCAGTTACCGCTGAATGGTCTAAAAATGTGGAGGGGGTTGCCATGTATTCTGTTGTTCAAAAAATGAAGAGTTTGAAACCTCACTTTAGGAGGATCCTTCGCAACCAGGGCAATTTACACAAGAGAGTTACCGAGCTGCGGAACCAACTGGATCAGATTCAAAAGCAAGTTGATGCGAGTCCTTTTGATACGGCTTTGCGGTCTTCAGAAGCGATTTGTCTTCAAGAGTACAAGATTGCAGCTTATGACGAGGAGTGTTTTCTAAAACAAAAGGCTAAAGTTCAGTGGCTTTGTGCGGGTGATTCAAACACCTCTTACTTTCATAATTATGTGAAAGGCAGGAATGCTCGGAGTAAAATTCATTGCATCAAAGACACGAAGGGGAACCTGTTTGAAGGTGATGATGTGCCTACGGCTCTTCTTGCTCATTACTCGGTTTTCATGGGCACGGAAGATCATGTTGATAAGGTGGATGATACAGATATGTTTGTTAATGTCTTGCAACCCAATGTGGCAGAAAATATGGTTAGACAGATTACTGAAGATGAAGTCAAACGGGCGATGTTTAGTATAGGTGAAAATAAGGCGCCGGGTCCGGATGGATATACGTCAGCTTTCTTTAAGAAGTCTTGGGATGTTGTGGGTGGCGAGGTGACTAAGGCAGTGCTTGATTTCTTTAGTAATGGGCAAATTCTTAAACAAATCAATCATACGATTCTTGCATTGGTTCCGAAGGTTGAAACGCCAAATACGGTGCTTGATTACCGTCCGATATCGTGCTGTAATGTGTTATATAAGTGTATTAGTAAAATAATCACTGATCGGATTAAAAGGGGCTTGGGATATTTAGTGAATATAAACCAATCTGCGTTTGTTCCTGGTAGGAAGATATCCGATAATATTCTTCTTACTCAGGAACTCATGCATAATTACCATGTAGATCGAGGCCCTCCTAGATGTGCTTTGAAGATTGATATTCAGAAAGCGTATGATACTATTAGTTGGTCGTTTTTGGAGGAGATCCTAATCAGGTTTGGTTTCCATCAGAAAATGATTTCTTGGATTATGGCTTGTGTCACAACAGTCTCGTATTCGGTTAGCATTAATGGCGAGTTACATGGCTATTTTAGAGGGAAGCGGGGGCTTAGACAAGGAGATCCAATGTCTCCATACTTATTTACATTAGTGATGGAGGTTTTATCTCTTATGTTGCAGAAGATGGCTCTAAATAATACATTCAGGTTTCATTTGCACTGCTCTAAACAAAAGATAATCAATGTTTCGTTTGCGGATGATCTGTTCGTTTTCGTAAATGGGGACATGGGGTCGGTTCAGCTTATTCAAAGTGTCTTGGGTAAATTCACTAGCGTCTCCGGTCTCGTGCCTAGTCTGCCGAAGAGTACAATATTCTTTTGTAATGTTCCAAGCGATGTCAAATCTAACATTCTGAGTTTGTTGCCGTTTCGTGAGGGCTCTCTGCCGGTCCGTTATCTTGGAGTTCCCCTAATTTCCACCAAACTCTCATTTAGAGACTGCAGAATCCTGGTGGAACGTATGGAGAGGAAGGTTGATAATTGGTTGACTAAATCTTTATCTTTTGCAGGTCGGTTGCAGCTTATTAACTCTGTCCTATCGGCAATGTATACATATTGGGCGTCGGTGTTCATCTTGCCTATGCGTATTGTGAAGGATCTAGAAAAGAGAATGAGAAGGTTTCTATGGAATGCGAGTTCTTCGAGGAGTACTCGGTCTAAAGTCCCATGGAAAGATGTTTGCAAACCAAAGGAGGAGGGAGGCCTTGGTATCCGTAGTATATCGGAGGTTAACAAAGCCCTTATCACGTCGCATATTTGGAGTATCATCACCAATAGAGAATCTCTATGGGTCCAATGGATTCATGCTTACAGGTTAAAAGGTCGGAACTTTTGGGAGATTCCAGCATGGGGGAATCTGACTTGGAGTTGGCGGAAGATATTAGCCATTCGAAGTTTAGTTCGTCCGTTTGTTTGGAAGTCTATTGGTAACGGTAACGGGACTAATGTGTGGAGTGACAATTGGTGTTCATGCAGTCCCATTCGACATTTCATCACTCCAAGGATGATAGCTCGAGAAGGTTTTACTTTGACAAATACAGTGGCTGACATCATTGATAGTAATGGTGACTGGCGATGGCCACAGGCGTGGTTGGATCTCTTTCCGGTTCTAATAAATGTGGCACGGCCTGTCATCGATCAAGATATGGAGGACAGGTTTGGATGGAAAAGTTTTGATGGGAAAATAGGTCACTTTACTTCTTGGGAGGCATGGAATAATTTGCGGGTTAGGGAGAACAAGGTGGCATGGGTAAATATGGTGTGGTATGGCCAATGTATTCCAAGACATTCGTTCCATCTTTGGTTGGTGATAACAAACAAGCTGAAAACTCAAGATAGATTGGCGGTGTGGGAAGCGGGGAGCGAGACGAACCTAATACTTATGTGTTGTCCTTTATGTAAGTATGGTCGAGACTCAAGAGATCATCTATTCTTTCAATGCTGTTTTTCGGCTAAGGTTTGGAACATTGTCAACAAAAGGGTTGATATGGGGATGGTTAATGATACGTGGAGTTCGGTAATGGCTTGGGTTGATCAGCATGCGAACTCAAAGAAGCTGGAGCATATTGTGTGCAAGCTTGTTGTAGCGGCTTCTACATACGTAATATGGCAAGAACGTAACAACCGACTGTTTTCAAACCTGCAACGGAGTGAAAATACGGTAGCACAGCTGATTCTTGATATAGTGCGGCTTCGGATTATGGGGTTCAAGGTTAGCGGTGATGTTAACCATCGGAAGCTATTGGAAAGATGGAAGATCAAGGAGGATGACCCAGGTTAA